In Sphingobacterium thalpophilum, a genomic segment contains:
- a CDS encoding transposase codes for MDNHPVSAQLVGLFFQMDGKQLQDQYKNHLSDFQDWDQKPHAEQWTLFPDNISEHLSIDETSFSNGELYTIVSSKSAKGRKGTILATIRGTKAEDIIAVLERIPLKLRNKVREVTMDMAPNMAKAIRRCFRNARRVIDRFHVQKLAYDAVQELRIKYRWEVLDAESKKIMESRKRGIPYDPELLPNGDTLKQLLARSRHLLFKHPSRWSESQKRRAELLFIRFPKLKQAYDLGVALGDIFNKCRDKKVAFTKLGLWHNQVENAGIASFESVARSIAAHHQYILHYFDNRSTNASAESFNAKLKAFRSVFRGVRDTTFFLYRVMKLYA; via the coding sequence TTGGATAATCATCCTGTAAGCGCCCAATTGGTAGGTCTGTTCTTCCAAATGGACGGTAAGCAACTACAGGATCAATACAAGAACCATCTCAGTGACTTCCAGGACTGGGACCAAAAGCCACACGCAGAGCAATGGACCCTTTTTCCTGATAACATATCGGAACACCTGAGCATCGATGAGACCAGCTTTAGCAACGGTGAACTTTACACGATCGTAAGCAGTAAATCAGCAAAGGGCAGGAAGGGAACCATATTGGCTACCATAAGAGGGACAAAGGCGGAAGATATTATTGCTGTATTAGAGCGCATTCCACTTAAACTAAGGAACAAAGTTAGGGAAGTAACGATGGATATGGCCCCCAATATGGCAAAGGCTATCCGTAGGTGTTTCAGAAATGCCAGAAGGGTTATCGATCGGTTTCATGTACAAAAACTTGCTTATGATGCTGTTCAGGAACTCCGTATCAAATACCGATGGGAAGTCTTAGATGCAGAAAGCAAAAAAATAATGGAATCGCGAAAACGGGGTATCCCATATGACCCCGAGTTGTTGCCTAATGGTGATACGCTCAAACAGCTATTAGCTAGGTCGAGACACCTCCTGTTCAAGCATCCAAGTCGATGGTCGGAAAGCCAAAAACGCCGTGCAGAACTGCTGTTCATCAGGTTTCCCAAGCTAAAACAGGCTTATGATCTTGGAGTTGCCTTAGGTGACATCTTCAATAAATGCAGGGATAAAAAAGTTGCTTTCACAAAGTTAGGACTGTGGCACAACCAGGTTGAGAACGCGGGTATTGCTTCATTCGAGAGTGTCGCAAGATCCATTGCAGCACATCATCAATACATTCTCCACTACTTCGACAATAGAAGCACCAATGCATCCGCAGAGTCCTTCAATGCAAAACTCAAAGCTTTCAGGAGCGTCTTCCGTGGAGTAAGGGATACAACATTCTTCCTGTACAGAGTGATGAAATTGTATGCTTAA
- a CDS encoding transposase, translating to MQEAERKLLSLLMPEGLLEYFQILEVDQVDNQLHIYLDELNIAPTGYQNSKLESKGFMPSTEISDFPIRGQKVTLHIRRRRWTVLDTGEIITRDWNLVREGARMTTEFGLFLKKIFG from the coding sequence TTGCAAGAAGCCGAACGTAAATTACTGTCCCTATTGATGCCCGAAGGGCTATTGGAATACTTTCAGATTTTAGAAGTCGATCAGGTTGACAATCAGCTCCACATTTATTTAGATGAGCTTAATATTGCTCCGACAGGCTATCAGAACAGCAAGTTGGAGTCAAAGGGCTTCATGCCTTCCACTGAGATTTCAGACTTTCCCATTCGAGGCCAGAAAGTTACGCTACATATCCGCCGTCGTCGCTGGACGGTCCTGGATACCGGAGAGATCATCACAAGAGATTGGAATCTGGTGCGTGAGGGTGCTCGAATGACTACGGAATTCGGGCTTTTTTTAAAGAAGATATTTGGATAA
- a CDS encoding acetyl-CoA carboxylase carboxyltransferase subunit alpha, whose translation MKTTFDFEKPIADLQLQIEKVTQVAEKTQVDMSATVRELEEKLASTEKEIYGNLTGWQNVQMSRHPDRPQTYDYIEAICDEFIELHGDRTVKDDKAIVGGMASIDGNAVMIIGHQKGKNTKERQYHNFGMANPEGYRKALRLMKMAEKFNKPVITLIDTMGAYPGLEAEERGQGEAIARNLMEMAVLKVPIICVVIGEGASGGALGIGVGNRVYMMEHTWYSVISPESCSSILWRSWDHKEKAAEALKLTSEDMLGNGLIDGIIPEPLGGAHQDPAAAAANLKSQLLKDLAELTAKDSDTLVTERIDKFSKMGVVTE comes from the coding sequence ATGAAAACCACGTTTGATTTTGAAAAGCCAATTGCAGACTTGCAATTGCAAATTGAAAAGGTAACTCAAGTTGCCGAAAAAACTCAAGTTGACATGAGCGCAACCGTTCGTGAGCTTGAAGAAAAGCTTGCTTCTACTGAAAAAGAAATATACGGCAATTTAACAGGCTGGCAGAACGTTCAAATGTCGCGCCATCCGGATCGCCCTCAGACTTATGATTATATAGAAGCTATCTGCGACGAATTTATCGAGTTGCATGGTGATAGAACCGTTAAGGATGATAAAGCGATCGTCGGTGGTATGGCTTCTATTGATGGTAATGCCGTTATGATCATCGGTCATCAAAAAGGTAAAAACACCAAAGAGCGTCAATATCACAATTTTGGAATGGCCAATCCTGAAGGCTACCGAAAGGCATTACGTTTAATGAAAATGGCGGAAAAGTTCAATAAACCTGTGATCACTCTAATTGATACGATGGGTGCTTATCCAGGACTTGAAGCTGAGGAACGCGGACAGGGTGAAGCGATTGCGCGCAACCTCATGGAAATGGCTGTCTTGAAAGTTCCGATCATCTGCGTTGTTATTGGTGAAGGAGCTTCAGGTGGAGCTTTGGGTATTGGTGTTGGAAATAGAGTTTACATGATGGAACATACCTGGTATTCGGTCATATCACCTGAATCTTGTTCTTCCATCCTATGGAGAAGCTGGGATCACAAAGAAAAAGCCGCTGAGGCATTAAAATTGACTTCAGAAGACATGTTGGGCAACGGATTGATTGATGGTATTATCCCTGAACCGCTAGGTGGTGCTCACCAGGATCCTGCGGCAGCAGCGGCTAATCTAAAAAGCCAGTTGTTGAAAGATCTTGCCGAATTGACGGCTAAAGATAGCGATACATTAGTTACTGAAAGAATTGATAAGTTTAGCAAAATGGGTGTGGTAACTGAATAA
- a CDS encoding glucoamylase family protein: MLKKYFYFLLLLILPTLVRSESYPEVLFDNSVINGSYAKSIAHYTGESWIQNVSYSLPVSDSLFFTPGNSLSLRYVSSPNGKWEASILNDKQKFPYLIAKDDHLTFKLFVQSNTEKGQLPKVTLQQNDTKTNAVDIANYIDDFAYDTWLNVSIPVNKFGGISLGKSVSALILEQNGTALQTNQLFIDQIEFLPKNYPKVRLSSAAILSKISSVDKQVELVWQLPLTPSIRYVKIYRSEDKLNFQPIAILPIYVQKSLDRVNEYNKSYYYKIAWVDYNYVESPFSEVREVQTKKGTDKEMLNFIRNAHVNYFIDNYDVNSGMFLPDRGNRQAIVSTNETGYAILGLLVAGENNLISRQALLVRLTRIVKFLSSAQQHQGVFTALYDGRSGVPYYRDSVPTYDLRGTSHIMESLLIARQYFSKEDPEEQALRNTITKLWERINWNYFTDAQHPDVLWNKWSPVDSTARSRPLGGFNESLGTYLLAMSSPTHPLAISAYINGFATKHKGHELYFGDDTNDLAPELKMKLDDSLARSISANPLIGDAGNAGVSIYSDDKVIFAKNIAGGSLNESLMSVYRPFLIMDPKGKVDDFVDYKKYLSNYILAYKRRDNEMSIGTRFTDIWGVENVEDTYQGYLVNPAVAIAAYPFEKEIGLKALRKFYEEYADVLFTQYGFRSWIDIKNNDVSESYRARNQATIAVMIENANSGMIWKLYENIPEVKKTLEKVYTKK; the protein is encoded by the coding sequence ATGCTGAAAAAATATTTTTACTTTCTTTTATTACTGATCTTACCTACACTTGTTCGGTCAGAAAGTTATCCTGAGGTTTTATTTGACAATAGTGTAATCAACGGGAGTTATGCGAAGAGTATCGCTCATTATACCGGTGAATCATGGATCCAAAATGTGAGCTATAGCCTTCCGGTTTCCGATAGTTTGTTTTTTACGCCAGGCAATTCGCTTTCTTTGCGGTACGTTTCTTCTCCTAATGGTAAGTGGGAGGCAAGTATTTTAAACGACAAACAGAAATTTCCCTATTTAATTGCCAAGGATGATCATCTAACTTTTAAGCTCTTTGTTCAAAGCAATACTGAAAAGGGACAATTGCCAAAAGTTACCTTACAACAAAACGACACGAAGACAAATGCTGTGGATATCGCAAATTATATCGATGATTTTGCTTATGATACCTGGCTTAATGTGTCCATTCCAGTCAATAAATTTGGAGGAATTTCACTAGGGAAGTCTGTTTCGGCTTTAATTCTGGAACAAAACGGAACTGCCCTGCAGACAAATCAATTATTTATCGATCAAATTGAGTTTTTGCCCAAAAACTATCCAAAGGTAAGACTTTCATCAGCAGCTATCTTATCGAAGATCAGTTCCGTAGATAAACAAGTTGAGCTGGTTTGGCAATTGCCGCTGACACCAAGTATCCGCTATGTGAAAATCTACCGTTCGGAAGATAAACTCAATTTTCAGCCGATAGCAATTTTACCCATCTATGTACAGAAGTCGCTGGATAGGGTTAATGAATATAATAAATCTTATTATTACAAAATCGCTTGGGTAGATTATAATTATGTTGAATCTCCATTTTCTGAGGTTAGGGAGGTACAAACAAAAAAGGGGACGGATAAAGAGATGTTGAATTTTATCCGAAATGCTCATGTGAATTATTTTATAGACAACTATGATGTGAATAGTGGTATGTTTCTACCTGACCGAGGTAATAGACAAGCTATTGTATCAACAAATGAAACCGGCTATGCGATCTTGGGTTTGCTTGTGGCAGGAGAGAACAATTTGATCTCGCGACAAGCTCTTTTGGTCAGGTTAACACGGATTGTGAAATTTTTGAGCAGTGCACAACAACATCAAGGGGTCTTTACAGCGCTTTACGATGGCCGCTCAGGGGTACCTTATTATCGCGATTCAGTTCCAACGTACGATTTGCGCGGTACCTCCCATATTATGGAATCGCTTTTGATCGCCCGACAATATTTTTCTAAAGAGGATCCTGAGGAACAGGCCTTGAGGAATACTATTACGAAGCTCTGGGAGCGCATAAACTGGAACTATTTTACGGATGCACAGCATCCTGATGTACTTTGGAATAAGTGGTCTCCAGTAGACAGTACAGCTAGATCGAGGCCTTTGGGGGGATTTAACGAGAGTCTGGGGACCTACTTGCTGGCGATGTCTTCACCTACCCATCCTTTAGCGATTTCAGCTTATATCAATGGATTTGCAACCAAACATAAAGGTCACGAATTGTATTTTGGGGATGACACCAATGATTTGGCTCCTGAACTCAAAATGAAATTAGATGATTCTTTAGCGCGTTCAATAAGTGCAAACCCTTTAATTGGCGATGCTGGAAATGCTGGTGTTTCGATCTACTCCGACGATAAAGTTATTTTCGCCAAGAATATTGCCGGCGGTAGTTTAAATGAATCGTTGATGTCCGTTTATCGTCCCTTTTTGATTATGGATCCGAAAGGAAAAGTGGATGACTTTGTCGATTACAAGAAATATTTGTCGAATTATATTTTGGCCTATAAACGTAGAGATAATGAAATGAGCATAGGGACACGATTTACAGATATTTGGGGCGTGGAAAATGTGGAAGACACGTATCAGGGATATTTGGTGAATCCTGCGGTAGCTATTGCAGCGTACCCATTTGAAAAGGAGATCGGTCTAAAAGCATTACGTAAGTTTTACGAAGAATACGCCGATGTGTTATTTACGCAATATGGTTTCAGAAGCTGGATTGATATTAAAAACAACGATGTTTCTGAAAGCTATCGTGCGAGGAATCAGGCAACGATTGCCGTAATGATCGAGAATGCAAATTCAGGCATGATCTGGAAATTGTATGAGAATATTCCTGAGGTAAAAAAGACTTTAGAAAAAGTATATACCAAGAAATAG
- a CDS encoding OmpA family protein — protein MLRKINLGILTLCASLSLFSCKQQAIVVNPGAVVTKDGTDDGLKNVKKDFNDAKRTDEGIKFSISSDLLFPTNSSYLSEKAKTEVSKLALILKESNNKIKVDGYTDATGTVEYNQWLSDKRAASVKKFLVDSGVAESRITAKGFGQSNPVGDNKTPEGRQKNRRVEVTILDKK, from the coding sequence ATGCTTAGAAAAATTAATTTGGGGATTTTAACCTTATGTGCAAGTTTATCGTTATTTTCCTGTAAACAACAAGCTATTGTAGTCAATCCGGGTGCTGTTGTAACAAAAGATGGAACTGATGATGGTTTGAAAAATGTGAAGAAGGATTTTAATGATGCGAAAAGAACTGATGAAGGGATTAAGTTTAGTATATCGTCTGATTTATTGTTTCCAACAAACTCTTCTTATCTATCTGAGAAGGCAAAAACTGAAGTTAGTAAATTGGCGTTGATCTTGAAAGAAAGTAATAATAAGATCAAAGTTGATGGGTATACTGATGCTACGGGTACTGTTGAGTATAATCAGTGGCTTTCCGATAAAAGAGCAGCGTCTGTTAAGAAGTTCTTAGTAGATTCAGGTGTTGCTGAATCACGCATCACGGCAAAAGGTTTCGGTCAGTCAAATCCAGTTGGCGATAATAAAACTCCGGAAGGACGCCAAAAAAATAGAAGAGTGGAAGTTACTATTTTAGATAAAAAATAG
- the chrA gene encoding chromate efflux transporter, whose product MNLEEEDHKQKPIFREAMWFWFVLGWISFGGTTGHVTIMHDFLVEKKRWVSNRKFFQALNACMLLPGPEAHQLTIYLGWKLYGLKGGVLAGLFFIVPSLLIIFGLSALYVHYGNSALLIALFSGLKPAVLAIIIFATFRVGQKSLVSIWHYLVALAAFLLSYFAGVPMLWIIVGVIAFGVLCHAILSKTSKINAHHEKEDKQLESVYYINTLEKLPPISYRRISLQVLLFFLLWLIPLSILLFFTIDTEFWKTLSFLFTKSAYLTIGGSYTIIPYVAALVTEKLFWLSKSQMIDGFALAETTPGPLVVVLAYVGFMAGFNHFHQSYSMAAIGLIATAYFTFLPNFALIFVGAPLIERTQKNACIQFILSLVTASVVGVIVNLACYLGLGILFPGGVSSWYAIEPMALVWVLFSLFLLFNYKIGMLKLIMLSLAYGFLLFLWR is encoded by the coding sequence ATGAATTTAGAAGAAGAAGATCATAAACAAAAGCCAATTTTTCGGGAAGCCATGTGGTTTTGGTTTGTGTTAGGTTGGATAAGTTTTGGTGGAACAACTGGTCATGTGACCATTATGCACGATTTTTTGGTCGAAAAGAAAAGATGGGTAAGCAACAGGAAGTTTTTTCAGGCACTCAATGCCTGTATGTTATTGCCAGGACCTGAGGCGCACCAATTGACGATCTATTTAGGATGGAAGTTGTACGGCTTAAAAGGAGGTGTGTTGGCCGGACTATTTTTTATTGTTCCTTCACTTCTCATTATATTTGGACTCAGTGCACTATATGTGCACTATGGTAACTCCGCATTGCTTATTGCTTTATTTTCGGGTTTAAAACCTGCCGTTCTAGCGATCATTATATTTGCAACCTTTCGAGTGGGGCAGAAATCTCTTGTCAGCATATGGCATTATTTGGTCGCATTGGCTGCCTTTCTGCTATCGTATTTTGCTGGGGTTCCAATGCTCTGGATTATTGTGGGCGTGATCGCTTTCGGTGTACTATGCCATGCAATCTTGTCAAAAACTTCCAAAATAAATGCCCATCATGAAAAGGAAGATAAGCAGCTCGAATCAGTTTATTATATCAATACGCTCGAAAAACTACCCCCTATATCTTACCGTCGTATTTCTCTTCAGGTTCTGCTGTTTTTCTTACTATGGTTGATTCCGCTGTCCATTTTACTGTTTTTTACTATCGATACGGAATTTTGGAAGACACTTTCCTTTTTGTTTACAAAGTCTGCTTATTTGACGATTGGAGGTTCTTATACAATCATTCCCTATGTTGCGGCCCTTGTGACAGAGAAATTGTTTTGGCTTTCCAAGAGCCAGATGATAGATGGATTTGCGCTTGCAGAGACAACCCCGGGGCCTTTAGTGGTCGTTTTGGCCTATGTTGGTTTCATGGCCGGCTTCAATCATTTCCATCAGTCCTATTCCATGGCCGCAATAGGTTTGATCGCTACAGCATATTTTACCTTTTTGCCAAACTTTGCCCTGATTTTTGTTGGGGCACCACTGATCGAACGGACCCAAAAAAATGCATGTATACAATTTATTCTGTCTTTAGTAACAGCATCGGTCGTTGGTGTAATCGTTAATTTAGCCTGTTATTTAGGGCTAGGAATTCTATTTCCAGGTGGGGTTAGTTCTTGGTATGCCATTGAGCCGATGGCTTTGGTATGGGTGCTATTTTCACTTTTTCTTTTATTCAACTATAAAATAGGCATGTTGAAACTTATAATGTTAAGTTTGGCCTATGGCTTTCTCTTATTTTTATGGCGATAA
- a CDS encoding regulatory protein RecX yields the protein MFDEEKRNKKILTQHQAQLKAESYCVYQERAQQEVRDKLYSWGLHEVEVENILANLIADNFLNEERFAIAYCNGKLRMKGWGKVKIKQALKAKRVSEQLIKIAFKQIDLDEYEQILNHIMDKKLREISGKDRYAVKNKVYQFALYRGFESDLIFSILNSKEL from the coding sequence ATGTTTGACGAGGAAAAAAGAAATAAGAAGATATTAACGCAGCATCAGGCACAGTTGAAAGCGGAAAGCTATTGCGTCTATCAAGAACGCGCACAGCAAGAAGTACGCGATAAGCTCTACAGCTGGGGACTACACGAAGTAGAAGTCGAAAATATTTTGGCCAATTTGATCGCCGATAATTTTTTAAATGAAGAACGCTTTGCTATTGCCTACTGTAACGGAAAGCTCCGCATGAAAGGCTGGGGCAAAGTAAAAATCAAGCAGGCACTCAAGGCAAAACGGGTATCCGAGCAATTGATAAAAATTGCATTTAAGCAAATCGATCTCGATGAATATGAACAAATCTTAAATCACATCATGGACAAAAAACTCCGTGAAATTAGTGGCAAGGACCGCTATGCAGTTAAAAACAAAGTTTATCAGTTTGCACTATACCGCGGATTTGAGAGTGATTTAATTTTTTCTATACTGAATTCAAAGGAGTTATAA
- a CDS encoding bifunctional UDP-N-acetylmuramoyl-tripeptide:D-alanyl-D-alanine ligase/alanine racemase yields the protein MYKISEIAQILHPNRTFITDPNSFVQHLFYDSRKIVQADNGIFFALQKNRDGHRYIREAYDKGVRNFVLQIDSSQEMEFLEANILWVADSLVAMQELATFHRQKFDYPVIGITGSNGKTIVKEWLFQLMSPEYKIYRSPKSYNSQLGVALSLWGLSDQYNLALIEAGISEKGEMQRLEQMIKPTIGLLTNIGVAHKAGFKSKEEKIYEKLELFKHVETMIFPNTYLENVQLPYRPRKFSWGLDEGLSLEVYSIKQVNDRFTKVTFYYTGRTFAVEVPFVDKGNVENAINCVAVMLRFGYENEVIASRIKELQPVAMRLELKKGKKNSSIIDDSYSNDLDALQIALEFLNQQGQHPFKMLILSDIPGVTIEDEKSLSKLRRLLSEYRLDKLILIGEVLPKLAAQFDVPSISYSDTAAFLADIRSLSFENATVLLKGGREFHFERISQLLVAKSHDTVLEINLNALENNLNVYRQLLPKHVKLMTMVKAFSYGSGSFEIANLLQFNRVDYLTVAFADEGVDLRGAGITLPIVVMSPDESSFESIVQYNLEPEIYSFRILFSFLNFLKTKQITSFPIHIKIDTGMHRLGFMPDEVNRLIAVLRTEAVLEVKSAFSHLASAGNEKDREFTQRQIDLLDDFTKRLESGLGYSFLRHIAATSGIELWPNAYFDMVRLGIGLYGIDIERHDLPIREASTLKTNVTQIKYLPASETVGYNRHGVLYRDSKIATIKIGYADGYDRRFGNGVGKMLVNGFLVPTIGDICMDMCMLDVTDVEVGEEDEVIVYPDIKSAAKAIGTIPYELLTSISQRVKRVYFYE from the coding sequence ATGTACAAAATATCGGAAATCGCCCAGATTTTACATCCCAATCGCACATTTATCACGGATCCCAATTCTTTTGTCCAGCATTTATTTTACGACAGCCGTAAAATTGTCCAAGCGGACAACGGGATTTTTTTTGCACTTCAGAAGAATAGAGATGGCCACCGTTATATTAGAGAAGCTTATGATAAGGGAGTTCGTAATTTTGTGCTTCAAATCGATAGTTCACAGGAAATGGAGTTTTTGGAGGCTAACATTCTTTGGGTAGCGGATAGCTTGGTCGCTATGCAGGAACTGGCAACTTTTCATCGGCAGAAATTCGATTACCCGGTCATTGGAATCACTGGTAGCAATGGTAAAACGATAGTGAAAGAATGGCTTTTTCAGCTGATGTCTCCTGAATATAAGATCTATAGAAGTCCCAAGAGTTATAACTCTCAGCTCGGTGTGGCACTTTCGTTATGGGGACTATCCGATCAGTATAATCTTGCGCTGATCGAAGCAGGAATTTCAGAGAAAGGAGAAATGCAGCGCCTTGAGCAGATGATAAAACCAACGATAGGACTATTGACCAACATTGGTGTGGCACATAAAGCCGGTTTTAAATCGAAGGAGGAAAAGATTTATGAAAAGCTCGAGTTGTTTAAACATGTTGAAACCATGATTTTTCCGAATACTTACCTTGAAAATGTTCAATTGCCTTATCGGCCACGAAAATTTTCCTGGGGGCTTGATGAGGGGCTTTCTTTGGAGGTGTATTCCATCAAACAGGTCAACGACCGATTTACTAAGGTAACCTTCTATTATACCGGGCGCACCTTTGCTGTTGAAGTACCGTTTGTGGATAAAGGAAATGTTGAGAATGCCATAAATTGTGTAGCGGTGATGCTACGTTTTGGTTATGAAAATGAAGTGATCGCATCGAGGATTAAAGAGTTGCAGCCTGTGGCGATGCGTCTTGAGTTAAAAAAAGGAAAAAAGAATAGCTCCATTATCGATGACTCGTATAGTAATGATCTGGATGCACTACAAATAGCCCTGGAGTTTTTAAATCAACAGGGCCAGCATCCGTTCAAGATGTTGATATTATCGGATATTCCCGGTGTTACTATCGAAGATGAAAAAAGCTTGTCCAAGCTGAGACGTTTGCTTAGTGAGTATCGTTTGGATAAATTGATATTGATAGGTGAAGTGTTGCCTAAATTGGCTGCACAATTTGATGTGCCTTCCATTTCATATAGCGATACTGCTGCTTTTTTGGCCGATATAAGGTCGCTTTCTTTTGAAAATGCGACGGTATTACTGAAAGGAGGACGGGAGTTTCATTTTGAACGTATCAGTCAGCTTTTGGTCGCAAAATCACATGATACAGTGCTTGAAATCAATTTGAATGCACTGGAAAACAATCTAAATGTATACCGCCAGTTGTTACCGAAGCATGTTAAGCTGATGACGATGGTCAAAGCTTTCTCTTACGGCAGTGGAAGTTTCGAGATAGCAAATCTTTTGCAATTTAATCGGGTGGATTATCTGACGGTCGCTTTTGCGGATGAGGGGGTGGATTTGCGCGGTGCAGGAATCACATTGCCTATTGTGGTAATGAGTCCGGATGAAAGTTCTTTTGAGTCCATCGTTCAGTACAACCTTGAACCGGAGATTTATAGCTTTAGAATATTGTTTTCCTTCTTGAATTTTCTGAAAACGAAACAGATAACTTCCTTTCCGATTCATATTAAGATAGATACTGGCATGCATCGGTTGGGTTTTATGCCTGACGAGGTCAATCGTTTAATAGCTGTGTTGCGTACGGAAGCGGTTTTAGAGGTTAAATCTGCCTTTTCCCATTTAGCGTCTGCAGGAAATGAAAAGGACCGGGAATTTACACAGCGACAAATTGATCTGCTGGATGACTTTACGAAACGTCTAGAAAGTGGTCTAGGATATTCCTTTCTACGTCATATTGCAGCAACCTCGGGTATTGAACTGTGGCCGAATGCGTATTTTGATATGGTACGATTGGGGATCGGTCTCTATGGTATCGATATTGAGCGGCATGATTTACCCATTAGGGAGGCGAGTACCTTGAAAACGAATGTGACGCAAATTAAATACCTCCCGGCAAGTGAGACCGTAGGTTATAATAGGCACGGTGTTCTGTATAGAGATAGTAAGATCGCCACGATTAAAATTGGTTATGCGGACGGTTACGATAGGCGTTTTGGTAATGGTGTCGGTAAAATGTTGGTTAACGGTTTTTTAGTCCCTACTATTGGTGATATCTGTATGGATATGTGTATGCTGGATGTAACGGATGTGGAAGTTGGAGAGGAAGATGAAGTTATCGTGTACCCTGATATAAAGTCAGCAGCGAAGGCTATAGGAACGATCCCTTATGAACTGCTGACCAGTATTTCCCAACGCGTAAAAAGAGTATATTTTTATGAATAA
- a CDS encoding DUF502 domain-containing protein, whose amino-acid sequence MFSKLIRGFINYLIRGILVVVPLAGAIFLIVWIVASVDSALNLTEHFLEDDRGHPLYIPGIGILTVILVLVLAGLIFTNFVTDPIKVWINHQIQRIPLLNTLYSSIKDFTEAFVGDAKKFNEPVLVTVNEFGLKKIGFLTQHDLKSIGLEEEVMVYFPYSYSFAGQVVIISADKVKKLDMSPTDAMKLVVSGGVSGIAH is encoded by the coding sequence ATGTTTAGCAAATTAATTAGAGGCTTTATTAATTATTTGATAAGAGGTATCCTGGTGGTGGTTCCTCTAGCTGGTGCTATTTTTTTAATAGTTTGGATTGTTGCATCAGTTGATTCGGCATTGAATCTAACTGAACATTTTTTGGAAGATGATAGAGGGCATCCCTTGTATATTCCGGGAATAGGTATTCTGACCGTTATTTTGGTGTTGGTTTTGGCAGGGCTTATTTTTACAAATTTTGTTACAGATCCAATTAAAGTGTGGATTAATCATCAGATCCAGCGGATTCCACTTTTAAATACATTATATTCTTCGATTAAAGATTTTACAGAGGCCTTTGTTGGTGATGCAAAGAAATTTAATGAACCTGTCTTGGTAACGGTGAATGAGTTTGGTCTGAAGAAGATAGGTTTCTTAACGCAACATGATTTAAAAAGCATTGGGCTTGAAGAAGAGGTTATGGTGTATTTTCCATATTCATATTCTTTTGCGGGACAGGTTGTCATTATCAGTGCAGACAAGGTGAAAAAATTAGATATGTCGCCAACAGATGCCATGAAATTGGTTGTTTCCGGTGGTGTGAGCGGGATAGCCCATTAG
- a CDS encoding pirin family protein, whose protein sequence is MSNIAIVIEERAADIGNFLVGRLLPFRQKRMVGPFIFIDHMGPDNIAEPHFMDIAPHPHIGLSTLTYLFEGSIMHRDSLGNAVEIKPGAVNWMTAGKGVTHSERTPEQLRSTPHDLHGLQIWVALPKELEKMEPNFVHIEEPQLPHWTEDGVSYRLIAGEIKDHRSEVPVYSPLYLIEIKAEKDATIKLGDHLYGESGLYILHGTVHAEGQEFGPKQILVAKDAKLCEFKMEAGTSVYIFGGEPFPEQRYIDWNFVASDIETLKIAREKWEKHEFPKVPGDDGYIPIPPVNPTLGQKKA, encoded by the coding sequence ATGTCAAATATTGCAATAGTTATTGAAGAAAGAGCCGCTGACATAGGCAATTTCTTAGTTGGGCGACTTCTTCCTTTCAGGCAGAAACGTATGGTCGGCCCTTTTATCTTCATCGACCACATGGGACCTGATAACATTGCCGAACCGCACTTTATGGATATTGCACCACATCCGCATATCGGGTTATCCACATTGACTTATCTATTCGAAGGTAGCATTATGCACCGGGACAGCTTAGGAAATGCCGTTGAGATCAAACCTGGAGCAGTCAATTGGATGACGGCAGGTAAGGGTGTCACACACTCCGAAAGAACCCCGGAACAACTGCGATCGACGCCGCACGACCTCCATGGACTGCAGATTTGGGTGGCCCTACCAAAAGAACTCGAAAAAATGGAGCCTAATTTTGTTCACATAGAAGAACCGCAACTTCCACATTGGACCGAAGATGGCGTATCCTATCGCTTAATTGCAGGAGAAATTAAAGATCACCGTTCCGAGGTCCCCGTATACAGCCCATTATACCTTATTGAAATCAAAGCGGAAAAAGATGCAACTATTAAACTAGGTGATCATCTATATGGCGAAAGTGGATTATATATCCTGCATGGGACTGTTCATGCGGAAGGTCAGGAATTCGGTCCAAAGCAGATTTTAGTTGCCAAAGATGCGAAACTATGTGAATTCAAAATGGAGGCTGGAACCTCGGTCTACATTTTTGGTGGCGAACCTTTTCCTGAACAACGCTATATCGACTGGAACTTCGTCGCTTCGGACATTGAAACATTAAAAATAGCGCGCGAAAAATGGGAAAAACATGAATTTCCAAAGGTTCCTGGAGATGACGGCTATATCCCAATCCCGCCAGTAAATCCAACTTTAGGGCAGAAAAAAGCTTAG